A window of the Coprobacter fastidiosus genome harbors these coding sequences:
- a CDS encoding O-antigen ligase family protein has translation MTIIASLFYLCSEDTSRNRIFTILLLSIGLFGTRSKFYGFFVLAIFVFFWFKPEMLKKIRLKYILLCIIIFAVIILVAWRKINYYFIGADIDQTEEFTETAARAALYAVTPSIISDYPFLGTGLASYATHASGEIGYSDIYSKYGLDNVYGLIEGDCRFISDTFFPELVQFGIIGIILYIVLWRFIIKKLYQAYNENGKVQFLKIGLLMIGFIMIESVAGSVFLQGGGICAMIILALIIKSAFIEESPQNA, from the coding sequence ATGACTATTATTGCCTCCCTCTTTTATCTATGTAGCGAAGACACATCCAGAAACAGGATTTTCACCATACTATTATTATCAATAGGTCTATTCGGCACTCGCTCAAAGTTTTATGGATTCTTTGTTTTAGCAATTTTTGTTTTTTTCTGGTTCAAGCCGGAAATGCTAAAAAAAATTCGTCTAAAATATATCTTGTTATGTATAATTATATTTGCCGTAATCATATTAGTTGCATGGAGAAAAATCAATTATTATTTTATAGGAGCAGATATTGACCAAACAGAAGAATTTACCGAAACCGCAGCAAGAGCAGCTTTATATGCAGTAACACCTTCTATAATATCAGATTATCCTTTTTTAGGGACAGGATTAGCTTCCTATGCAACTCACGCTTCAGGAGAAATCGGATATTCCGATATATACAGCAAATACGGACTCGATAACGTTTACGGGCTTATTGAAGGAGACTGCCGGTTCATATCCGATACATTCTTTCCCGAATTAGTTCAGTTCGGTATTATAGGAATTATTCTATACATCGTTTTATGGAGATTTATCATTAAAAAATTATATCAAGCATACAATGAAAACGGGAAAGTACAATTCCTAAAAATCGGTTTGTTAATGATAGGTTTTATTATGATCGAATCAGTAGCCGGATCTGTATTTTTACAAGGAGGTGGTATATGCGCTATGATAATATTAGCTTTAATAATAAAAAGTGCATTTATAGAAGAATCTCCTCAAAACGCATAA
- a CDS encoding GumC family protein, translated as MENINSSNNNDQIDVVSLFKNYIKHWYIFAICIIACTGGAFLYYKLNKPVYQINANFLVSQDNEKGSNPQASLLKSFSFGSALGGGIVEDEIFIVSSHSMLYDAVKKLGLNKTYTIHRDFIRSVNIYQTQPVDIYMPSTLEDTLSKSLTFKIKASKNGIITVDAKRGRKKIGYKKTDKFPVSLSTVYGNFIFNKTQYFKEGKSLNMEITLAPFDEAAENVKQNIDIYLPDKKANVIGLSTKETNIQKGKDLLNTIINLYNSKGLIEKKQEALNTANFLDERINILTKELSNAEEEIETYKKANNLTDIGSEVKIILEQSGEFRSKLIETETQYQIIELIESFLHNPDNKYSLIPFNTKLSENSSPIEDYNELILKRIKLLRSVKENSPALQSLNEVIDATRNNVINSIKETKSSINITLNDLQKQENAFVSRIKNMPTQEREFISIKRQQVIKENLFLFLLQKKEENALTLASQTPKGQIIDQAYNQNRPVSLSKSMLLLIGLALGLILPIIYLYLKDITRTKFSTKEELQKLTNLPILGEMCTNTSKDHIIVKEGQYSSGAELFRLIRTNIQFLLTNQNEKVILVTSSVSGEGKSFICSNFAASLALLGKKVILIGMDIRSPKLKEYLNIQQTDKKGVTNFLASNNLSLQEIIIPNAIQKNMDVILAGPIPPNPAELLLGNRIEELFSELKKEYDYIVVDSAPVGMVSDTFSLTRIADATVYICRANYTHKDNIKYVNNLVAEHKLKNVALIINGTPAKQGYGYGYGQTQKSQKI; from the coding sequence ATGGAAAATATAAATTCTTCAAACAACAATGATCAGATAGATGTTGTTTCTCTTTTTAAGAATTATATAAAACATTGGTACATCTTTGCTATATGTATAATAGCGTGTACCGGTGGAGCGTTTTTATATTACAAGCTCAATAAACCCGTATATCAAATAAATGCAAACTTTTTGGTTAGTCAAGACAACGAAAAAGGATCAAATCCCCAAGCATCTCTTCTAAAAAGTTTTTCTTTCGGAAGTGCTCTCGGAGGGGGAATTGTCGAAGACGAAATATTTATCGTATCTTCTCATTCAATGCTATATGACGCAGTAAAAAAACTCGGATTGAATAAAACTTACACAATTCATAGGGATTTTATAAGATCCGTAAATATATATCAGACCCAACCTGTTGATATTTATATGCCGTCTACATTAGAAGATACACTAAGTAAAAGTTTGACCTTTAAAATAAAAGCCTCTAAAAACGGGATTATAACAGTAGATGCCAAAAGAGGCCGTAAAAAAATAGGATACAAAAAAACAGACAAGTTTCCGGTTTCCTTATCTACAGTATACGGGAATTTTATTTTCAATAAAACTCAATACTTTAAAGAAGGAAAAAGTTTAAATATGGAAATTACTTTAGCCCCATTCGATGAAGCTGCAGAAAATGTAAAGCAAAATATAGATATATATTTACCGGATAAAAAAGCGAATGTTATAGGATTAAGTACAAAAGAAACAAATATTCAAAAAGGAAAAGACCTTCTCAATACTATCATAAATTTATATAATAGCAAGGGCCTTATCGAAAAAAAACAGGAAGCCCTTAACACGGCAAATTTTCTTGACGAAAGAATCAATATTCTTACAAAAGAACTATCTAATGCAGAAGAAGAAATAGAAACATATAAAAAAGCCAATAATCTCACGGATATTGGATCGGAAGTGAAAATCATTCTTGAACAATCCGGAGAATTCAGGTCAAAGTTGATTGAGACAGAGACTCAATATCAAATTATAGAATTAATCGAATCTTTTTTGCACAACCCTGACAACAAGTATTCATTAATTCCTTTTAATACGAAATTATCAGAAAATTCTTCACCGATTGAAGATTATAATGAATTGATATTAAAACGAATAAAACTACTTCGTTCGGTAAAAGAAAACAGTCCTGCCTTACAAAGTCTGAATGAAGTTATCGATGCAACAAGAAATAATGTTATAAACTCTATTAAGGAGACTAAATCCAGCATAAATATAACATTGAATGACTTGCAAAAACAAGAAAATGCTTTTGTTTCGAGAATTAAAAATATGCCGACTCAAGAAAGAGAGTTCATATCAATAAAAAGACAACAAGTAATAAAAGAAAATCTTTTCCTCTTCTTATTACAAAAAAAAGAAGAGAATGCATTGACTTTGGCAAGCCAGACTCCTAAAGGACAAATCATCGACCAGGCTTATAATCAAAACAGACCTGTAAGTCTATCCAAATCCATGTTACTTTTGATAGGTCTTGCATTGGGACTAATATTACCTATCATATATCTCTATCTCAAAGATATAACACGAACCAAATTCTCGACAAAAGAAGAACTCCAAAAATTAACCAATTTACCAATACTTGGAGAAATGTGTACCAACACGTCTAAAGATCATATTATAGTCAAAGAAGGTCAATACAGTTCCGGAGCAGAATTATTCAGATTAATACGTACCAATATACAATTTTTACTAACCAACCAAAACGAAAAAGTCATTTTAGTTACATCAAGTGTAAGCGGTGAAGGCAAATCATTTATATGCAGTAACTTTGCAGCATCATTGGCTTTATTGGGGAAAAAAGTAATTTTAATCGGAATGGATATACGAAGCCCCAAATTAAAAGAATATTTAAACATACAACAAACCGACAAAAAGGGCGTAACGAACTTTTTAGCTTCCAATAATCTTTCTTTACAAGAAATTATTATACCAAATGCCATTCAAAAAAATATGGATGTAATTCTTGCTGGCCCGATTCCCCCCAATCCAGCAGAATTATTATTAGGTAACCGGATTGAAGAATTATTCTCCGAATTAAAAAAAGAATATGACTATATCGTTGTCGATTCAGCTCCGGTAGGAATGGTATCCGACACATTCAGTCTTACCCGGATAGCAGATGCAACAGTTTACATTTGCAGAGCTAATTACACACACAAAGACAATATCAAATATGTAAATAACCTTGTAGCAGAACATAAGTTGAAAAACGTTGCATTAATCATTAATGGAACTCCGGCAAAACAAGGCTATGGCTACGGTTACGGACAGACACAGAAATCACAAAAAATATGA
- a CDS encoding polysaccharide biosynthesis/export family protein has product MKTNIFYLFLISVAFFSCKTQSDIAYFQDLENKYDQGIAIDTLLNYESKIIPDDILSIYVSAEDPNAVAMFNLPAISYLQAGDTEISGTPKLQTYLVDKYGYINYPQLGKIQVAGLTTRQLETTIKKEIEAYVKSPLVTVNTLNSKIVVLGEVNKPGVLKIESERVSILDAIGMAEDLTIYGERKNVLLVREKNGKKEFCRFDLTDPAIFSSPYYYLQKNDVIYVEPNKAKKATAKYGSDKQFNITITSTIISAVSTIAALFIAIFK; this is encoded by the coding sequence ATGAAAACAAATATATTTTACTTATTCCTTATTTCCGTCGCCTTTTTCTCTTGTAAAACACAATCAGATATTGCTTATTTTCAAGACTTAGAAAATAAATACGACCAAGGTATAGCAATCGATACTTTATTAAACTACGAATCTAAAATTATCCCGGACGACATATTATCTATCTATGTATCGGCAGAAGATCCTAATGCGGTAGCAATGTTCAATCTTCCAGCTATCAGCTATTTACAAGCCGGTGACACTGAAATCAGCGGAACGCCGAAACTTCAAACATATCTTGTCGATAAATACGGATATATCAATTATCCGCAACTCGGTAAAATTCAAGTTGCCGGATTGACAACGAGACAACTCGAAACAACAATAAAAAAAGAGATCGAGGCATACGTCAAAAGTCCTTTAGTAACAGTAAACACTCTTAACTCTAAAATCGTCGTCTTAGGAGAGGTAAACAAACCCGGAGTATTAAAAATAGAAAGTGAACGTGTATCCATCCTGGATGCAATCGGTATGGCTGAAGATTTAACCATATACGGAGAAAGAAAAAATGTATTATTAGTCAGAGAAAAAAACGGAAAAAAGGAATTTTGCCGGTTCGACCTGACCGATCCAGCAATTTTTTCATCCCCATATTACTATTTACAAAAAAATGATGTCATATACGTAGAACCTAACAAAGCCAAAAAAGCTACGGCAAAATACGGATCAGACAAACAGTTTAATATAACAATCACATCAACTATCATCAGTGCTGTATCTACAATTGCAGCCTTATTTATTGCAATATTTAAATAA
- a CDS encoding glycosyltransferase, giving the protein MKVLILNSILFTAENNIIPKVKSIKDTMIYNLCVGFKNLGHEVTLAAAADYKPSVLEEYEFDILFFESELKQIFLPSVLPFSLSLYKFLKNNAKNFDFIISSEIFAFPSLFACMICPSKVFVWQELGVHNRKMKKIPSKVWYNIIGRFFMRRCFVVPRSYAARSFILNYHRNTSNEIIVHGMNFDNLKYSTDKVDYFITVGQLIYRKNIESIIRKFDLFLKKYNLLHYRLYIAGTGILYEDLRVLVKQLNLENSVIFLGHLSHVELNEYLSHAKAILLNSRMELNMISLSESIAVATPVITNLVPYSSYDVIQNKLGIAKDNWNEHDMMEIIRNNKYYVDNCLIYREQLSVEAVAGKFIALFNKKMSDRNN; this is encoded by the coding sequence ATGAAAGTTCTTATATTAAATTCAATTTTGTTTACGGCTGAAAATAATATTATTCCTAAAGTCAAGAGCATTAAAGATACGATGATTTATAATCTGTGTGTCGGATTCAAAAATTTAGGTCATGAGGTAACTCTTGCAGCAGCAGCAGATTACAAACCATCCGTTTTGGAGGAATATGAGTTTGATATATTGTTTTTTGAATCTGAATTGAAACAGATATTTTTACCAAGTGTATTACCTTTTTCTCTATCTTTGTATAAGTTTTTGAAGAATAATGCTAAAAATTTTGATTTTATTATTTCGAGTGAAATATTTGCCTTCCCTTCTCTCTTTGCATGTATGATTTGTCCTTCAAAAGTTTTTGTTTGGCAAGAACTTGGAGTACATAATCGAAAAATGAAAAAAATACCCTCTAAGGTTTGGTATAACATTATTGGACGGTTTTTTATGCGCAGATGTTTTGTCGTGCCTCGCTCTTATGCGGCTCGTTCTTTTATTTTAAATTATCATCGCAATACGTCAAATGAAATAATTGTGCATGGTATGAATTTTGATAATTTGAAATATAGTACGGATAAAGTTGATTATTTTATAACAGTAGGACAATTAATTTATAGAAAAAATATTGAGAGCATAATTCGAAAATTTGACCTCTTTTTAAAAAAATATAATCTTTTGCATTATCGCTTATATATAGCGGGGACAGGCATATTATATGAGGATCTTCGAGTTTTGGTAAAACAGTTGAATTTAGAAAATAGTGTAATTTTTTTAGGTCATTTGTCGCATGTAGAGCTAAATGAGTATCTTTCTCATGCGAAAGCAATATTATTAAATTCAAGGATGGAGTTGAATATGATAAGCTTGTCCGAATCGATTGCTGTTGCAACACCTGTGATTACCAATTTAGTACCTTATAGCAGCTATGATGTGATTCAGAATAAATTAGGTATAGCAAAGGATAATTGGAATGAACATGATATGATGGAGATCATTCGAAATAATAAGTACTATGTAGATAATTGTTTAATTTATAGAGAGCAATTATCGGTAGAAGCCGTAGCTGGTAAATTTATCGCTCTTTTCAATAAAAAGATGTCTGATAGAAATAATTAA